Proteins from one Ramlibacter sp. PS4R-6 genomic window:
- a CDS encoding PTS sugar transporter subunit IIA, with product MNAILIIAHAPLAHALRQCALHVFPDCGQQLSAIDVQPNLPPEETLAMARIAMDQLSRLPGVQGVLVLTDIFGATPSNVAQKLVDGVKSRLITGVNLPMLLRAVSYRGEPLDALVSRAVIGGTQGVMQVAITAPQNQHRRSNEQDHRDHQQ from the coding sequence GTGAACGCCATCCTCATCATCGCCCACGCACCGCTCGCGCACGCGCTGCGGCAATGCGCGCTGCACGTCTTCCCCGACTGCGGCCAGCAGCTGTCGGCGATCGACGTGCAGCCCAACCTGCCGCCGGAGGAGACCCTGGCCATGGCGCGCATCGCGATGGACCAGCTCTCGCGCCTGCCGGGCGTGCAGGGCGTGCTCGTGCTCACCGACATTTTCGGGGCCACGCCGAGCAACGTCGCGCAGAAGCTGGTGGACGGCGTGAAGTCGCGCCTCATCACCGGCGTGAACCTGCCGATGCTGCTGCGCGCCGTGAGCTACCGCGGCGAGCCGCTCGACGCCCTGGTCTCGCGCGCCGTCATCGGCGGCACGCAGGGCGTGATGCAGGTGGCGATCACGGCGCCGCAGAACCAACACCGCCGCAGCAATGAGCAAGACCACCGCGACCATCAGCAATAA
- a CDS encoding YceI family protein, whose translation MKTLPKVLLSLLAPLPVLAAPVTYNVDPVHSFPNFAIGHFGMSTIHGRFEEMNGRVVLDVAEKTGSVDIRIKAATVNTGDAKHEPGSFAARNYGPRSRDEHLRSADFFNVAEFPEITFKSTKLTFSGEALESVEGNLTMVGVTRPVKLRVTLFKCGPNPFSKKPMCGADLEGSIKRTDFGLKFGVPAISDEVKLSIGVEAYPE comes from the coding sequence ATGAAGACCCTGCCGAAAGTCCTGCTGTCGCTGCTGGCCCCGCTGCCTGTGCTGGCCGCGCCCGTCACCTACAACGTCGACCCCGTGCACTCGTTCCCGAACTTCGCGATCGGCCACTTCGGCATGAGCACCATCCACGGCCGCTTCGAGGAGATGAACGGCCGCGTCGTCCTCGACGTCGCGGAGAAGACCGGCAGCGTCGACATCCGGATCAAGGCAGCCACGGTGAACACGGGCGATGCCAAGCACGAGCCGGGCAGCTTCGCGGCGCGCAACTACGGCCCGCGTTCGCGCGACGAGCACCTGCGCTCGGCGGACTTCTTCAATGTCGCCGAGTTCCCGGAGATCACCTTCAAGTCCACCAAGCTGACCTTCAGCGGCGAAGCCCTGGAAAGCGTGGAGGGCAACCTGACGATGGTGGGTGTGACGCGCCCCGTGAAGCTGCGGGTCACCTTGTTCAAGTGCGGCCCGAACCCGTTTTCGAAAAAACCCATGTGCGGCGCCGACCTGGAAGGCAGCATCAAGCGCACGGACTTCGGCCTGAAATTCGGCGTGCCGGCGATCTCCGACGAGGTGAAGCTCTCGATCGGCGTGGAGGCCTACCCCGAGTAA
- the rplP gene encoding 50S ribosomal protein L16 produces the protein MLQPARRKFRKEQKGRNTGIATRGNSVAFGDFGLKCTDRGRLTARQIEAARRAISRHVKRGGRIWIRVFPDKPISQKPAEVRMGNGKGNPEYYVAEIQPGKVVFEIVGVTEELAREAFRLAAAKLPLRTAFVARQIGA, from the coding sequence ATGCTGCAACCCGCACGCCGCAAGTTCCGCAAGGAACAGAAGGGCCGCAACACCGGCATCGCCACCCGGGGCAACTCGGTGGCCTTCGGTGACTTCGGCCTCAAGTGCACGGACCGTGGCCGCCTGACGGCCCGCCAGATCGAAGCCGCGCGCCGCGCGATCTCCCGCCACGTCAAGCGCGGCGGCCGCATCTGGATCCGTGTGTTCCCCGACAAGCCGATCTCCCAGAAGCCCGCCGAAGTGCGGATGGGCAACGGCAAGGGCAACCCCGAGTACTACGTGGCCGAGATCCAGCCGGGCAAGGTCGTGTTCGAGATCGTCGGCGTGACCGAGGAACTCGCGCGCGAGGCGTTCCGCCTGGCCGCCGCGAAGCTGCCGCTTCGCACCGCGTTCGTCGCCCGCCAGATCGGCGCGTAA
- the rplV gene encoding 50S ribosomal protein L22, with amino-acid sequence METRAVLRGVRLSVDKGRLVADMVRGKKVDQALNILQFSPKKGALIVRKVLESAIANAEHNDGADIDELKVKTIHVEQGTTLKRFTARAKGRGNRISKPTCHVYVTVGN; translated from the coding sequence ATGGAAACCCGTGCAGTCCTCCGCGGCGTCCGCCTCTCCGTCGACAAGGGTCGGCTGGTGGCCGACATGGTCCGCGGCAAGAAGGTCGACCAGGCCCTGAACATCCTGCAGTTCTCGCCCAAGAAGGGCGCGCTGATCGTGCGCAAGGTGCTGGAGTCCGCGATCGCGAACGCCGAGCACAACGACGGCGCCGACATCGACGAGCTGAAGGTCAAGACGATCCACGTCGAGCAAGGCACCACGCTCAAGCGCTTCACCGCGCGGGCCAAGGGCCGCGGCAACCGCATCAGCAAGCCCACGTGCCACGTGTACGTGACGGTCGGCAACTAA
- the rpsQ gene encoding 30S ribosomal protein S17, with amino-acid sequence MAEKTSLKRTLVGKVVSDKRNKTVTVLVERRVKHALYGKIVAKSSKYHAHDEKGEFHLGDIVEIEESRPISKTKNWVATRLVEKAAEV; translated from the coding sequence ATGGCTGAAAAGACTTCCCTCAAGCGCACCCTGGTCGGCAAGGTCGTGAGCGACAAGCGCAACAAGACCGTCACCGTGCTCGTCGAGCGCCGCGTCAAGCACGCGCTCTACGGCAAGATCGTCGCCAAGTCGAGCAAGTACCACGCGCACGACGAGAAGGGTGAATTCCACCTCGGCGACATCGTCGAGATCGAGGAAAGCCGCCCGATCTCCAAGACGAAGAACTGGGTGGCGACCCGCCTCGTCGAGAAGGCTGCCGAGGTCTAA
- the rpsC gene encoding 30S ribosomal protein S3, with translation MGQKIHPTGFRLAVSRNWASRWYANNRDFAGMLAEDIKVREFLKAKLKNAAVSRVLIERPAKNARITIFSARPGVVIGKKGEDIENLKKELAKRLGVPVAVNIEEVRKPEVDAQLIADSITQQLEKRIMFRRAMKRAMQNAMRLGAQGIKIMSAGRLNGIEIARTEWYREGRVPLHTLRADIDYGFSEAKTTYGVIGVKVWVYKGDTLGMRDAPNLDATPRPEGEERRGPRGPRRDGDRRGGPGGDRRGPSTRRTPATAGATTAAPSDGSDKPAEATTGGAPDAPKTTVKRVRKTAAPAATPADGKGE, from the coding sequence ATGGGACAGAAAATCCATCCGACCGGCTTCCGCCTCGCGGTCAGCCGCAACTGGGCCAGCCGCTGGTACGCGAACAACCGCGACTTCGCCGGCATGCTGGCCGAGGACATCAAGGTCCGCGAATTCCTGAAGGCCAAGCTGAAGAACGCGGCGGTCTCGCGCGTGCTCATCGAGCGCCCCGCCAAGAACGCCCGCATCACGATCTTCTCGGCGCGTCCGGGCGTCGTGATCGGCAAGAAGGGCGAGGACATCGAGAACCTGAAGAAGGAACTCGCCAAGCGCCTGGGCGTGCCGGTCGCGGTCAACATCGAGGAAGTGCGCAAGCCCGAAGTCGATGCCCAGCTGATCGCCGACTCGATCACCCAGCAGCTCGAGAAGCGCATCATGTTCCGCCGCGCGATGAAGCGCGCGATGCAGAACGCGATGCGCCTGGGCGCGCAGGGCATCAAGATCATGTCCGCCGGCCGCCTGAACGGCATCGAGATCGCGCGCACCGAGTGGTACCGCGAAGGCCGCGTGCCGCTCCACACGCTGCGCGCCGACATCGACTACGGTTTCAGCGAAGCCAAGACCACCTACGGCGTCATCGGCGTCAAGGTGTGGGTCTACAAGGGCGACACGCTGGGCATGCGCGACGCGCCGAACCTGGACGCCACCCCGCGTCCGGAAGGCGAAGAGCGCCGCGGCCCGCGCGGCCCGCGCCGTGACGGCGACCGCCGTGGCGGCCCCGGCGGCGATCGCCGTGGCCCGTCCACCCGCCGCACGCCGGCAACTGCAGGCGCGACGACCGCCGCACCGAGCGACGGCAGCGACAAGCCCGCCGAAGCAACCACTGGAGGCGCGCCCGACGCGCCGAAAACCACCGTTAAGCGCGTCCGCAAGACTGCCGCGCCTGCCGCCACGCCGGCAGACGGTAAAGGAGAGTAA
- a CDS encoding TlpA family protein disulfide reductase, whose translation MSRPALIAGVTAAAVAAGAAFYVAGSNESAPAATYVLLDGSKKSTPDLKGRVTLVNFWATSCVTCVAEMPKMVATYDKYHGKGYDMLAVAMSYDPPSYVVNYTQTRKLPFQVAIDNTGAVAKAWGDVQLTPTTFLLNKRGEIVKRYVGEPNFAELHQLIEKLLAEG comes from the coding sequence ATGTCCCGCCCCGCGCTCATCGCAGGAGTCACCGCAGCGGCCGTCGCCGCGGGCGCCGCCTTCTACGTCGCCGGTTCGAACGAATCGGCGCCCGCGGCCACCTACGTCCTGCTCGACGGCTCGAAGAAGAGCACCCCCGACCTCAAGGGCCGCGTGACGCTGGTGAATTTCTGGGCCACCAGCTGCGTGACCTGCGTCGCCGAGATGCCGAAGATGGTGGCCACGTACGACAAGTACCACGGCAAGGGCTACGACATGCTGGCGGTGGCCATGAGCTACGACCCACCCAGCTACGTCGTCAATTACACGCAGACGCGCAAGCTGCCCTTCCAGGTGGCGATCGACAACACCGGCGCGGTCGCGAAGGCCTGGGGCGACGTGCAGCTGACGCCCACGACCTTCCTGCTGAACAAGCGCGGCGAGATCGTCAAGCGCTACGTCGGCGAGCCCAACTTCGCCGAACTGCACCAGCTGATCGAGAAGCTCCTCGCCGAGGGCTGA
- a CDS encoding CaiB/BaiF CoA transferase family protein: protein MNSLAGIRVLDLSRVLAGPWCTQTLADLGADVIKIERPGSGDDTRGWGPPFLQDGEGRDTHEAAYYLGCNRNKRSVTCDIATGEGQALVRELAQHCDVLVENFKVGDLKRYGLGYDDIRALNPRLVYCSITGFGQDGPYSSRAGYDYIVQGMGGLMSITGERDDLGGGPQKVGVAVADLFTGMYATVAILAALRHAEKTGEGQRVDMALLDTQVAMLANLGANYLVSGNVPGRAGNAHQNIVPYQVFETAPGAHGRDFLILAVGNDSQFAKFCEAARRPELAADPRFAKNQERVRNRGVLVPILEDVMRSRTKADWLATLEAAKVPCGPINTLDEVFADPQVNHRGMVDTWRHPLREGVRLVASPIQMSGTPVRTDRPPPLLGQHTAEVLREVLGWDDARIAAARKQGTA from the coding sequence ATGAACTCCCTCGCCGGCATCCGCGTCCTGGACCTCTCCCGCGTGCTCGCCGGGCCCTGGTGCACGCAGACGCTGGCGGACCTGGGCGCCGACGTCATCAAGATCGAACGGCCGGGCAGCGGCGACGACACGCGCGGCTGGGGCCCGCCCTTCCTGCAGGACGGCGAGGGGCGCGACACGCACGAGGCGGCGTACTACCTCGGCTGCAACCGCAACAAGCGCTCCGTCACCTGCGACATCGCGACGGGCGAAGGCCAGGCGCTGGTGCGCGAGCTGGCGCAGCATTGCGACGTGCTGGTGGAAAACTTCAAGGTCGGTGACCTCAAGCGCTACGGCCTGGGCTACGACGACATCCGCGCGCTCAACCCGCGGCTGGTCTACTGCAGCATCACCGGCTTCGGCCAGGACGGGCCCTACAGCAGCCGCGCGGGCTACGACTACATCGTGCAAGGCATGGGCGGGCTGATGAGCATCACCGGGGAGCGCGACGACCTGGGCGGTGGGCCGCAGAAAGTCGGCGTGGCCGTGGCGGACCTGTTCACCGGCATGTACGCGACGGTTGCGATCCTCGCGGCCCTGCGCCACGCGGAGAAGACGGGTGAAGGCCAGCGCGTGGACATGGCATTGCTCGACACGCAGGTGGCGATGCTCGCCAACCTCGGCGCCAACTACCTGGTCAGCGGGAACGTCCCCGGCCGCGCCGGCAATGCGCACCAGAACATCGTGCCGTACCAGGTGTTCGAGACCGCGCCGGGCGCGCATGGCCGCGACTTCCTCATCCTCGCCGTGGGCAACGACTCGCAGTTCGCGAAGTTCTGCGAAGCGGCGCGGCGGCCGGAACTCGCGGCGGACCCGCGCTTCGCGAAGAACCAGGAGCGCGTGCGCAACCGCGGCGTGCTCGTTCCCATCCTCGAGGACGTGATGCGCTCGCGCACGAAAGCCGACTGGCTGGCCACGCTCGAGGCCGCCAAGGTGCCATGCGGGCCGATCAACACGCTCGACGAAGTCTTCGCCGATCCGCAGGTGAACCACCGCGGCATGGTGGACACATGGCGGCACCCGCTGCGCGAAGGCGTGCGGCTGGTGGCCAGCCCCATCCAGATGAGTGGCACGCCCGTGCGCACCGACCGCCCGCCGCCGCTTTTGGGGCAGCACACCGCGGAGGTCCTGCGCGAGGTGCTCGGTTGGGACGACGCGCGCATCGCGGCCGCCCGCAAGCAGGGCACGGCCTGA
- the rpmC gene encoding 50S ribosomal protein L29 yields the protein MKTAELRQKDVTELAKEVSDLQKAHFGLRMQKATQQLTNTATLRHTRRDIARAKTILAQKQGEQKAAK from the coding sequence ATGAAAACTGCTGAACTGCGCCAGAAGGACGTGACCGAGCTCGCCAAGGAAGTGTCGGACCTGCAGAAGGCCCACTTCGGCCTGCGCATGCAGAAGGCCACGCAACAACTCACGAACACCGCGACGCTGCGCCACACCCGCCGCGACATCGCGCGTGCGAAGACCATCCTCGCCCAGAAGCAGGGCGAGCAGAAGGCTGCGAAGTAA
- a CDS encoding MFS transporter, with protein sequence MSVLTPRRAVLVFLAFAFAYFFSAVLRAITATLSPTLTQEFSLSAQELGLLAGGFFLGFAATQLPLGTWLDRHGPQKVMLGFMLVAIAGCVAFSLAGGFTGLLVARILCGVGVSACLMAPLTGYRHWLEPAAQLRANSWMLMTGSLGMVASTLPVQWLMPLVGWRPIFWIVAAGIAVASIAIAFLSPHWDAGGHAGDAPPSYAQVWRHAYFRRMVPIGFFNYGGMIAIQSLWAGPWLVRVVGQDPADAARGLFLVNVCMLATFWSWGLANPWLQRRGFTTDRLIAGGVPLSLAMLAGIVVAGPHAGAWAWALFCVTSTFVSLAQPAVGMAFPPALAGRALSAYNLVIFAGVFTVQWGIGLLVDAFGAMGWDPVAAYRGAMAAFLATCAFGYGWFLRRKG encoded by the coding sequence ATGAGCGTGCTCACGCCGCGGCGCGCGGTCCTCGTCTTCCTCGCGTTCGCCTTCGCATACTTCTTCTCGGCGGTGCTGCGCGCGATCACCGCGACGCTCTCGCCCACGCTCACGCAGGAGTTCTCGCTCAGCGCGCAGGAGCTCGGCCTGCTCGCCGGCGGCTTCTTCCTCGGCTTCGCCGCCACGCAGCTGCCGCTGGGCACCTGGCTGGATCGCCACGGCCCGCAAAAGGTGATGCTTGGCTTCATGCTGGTCGCCATCGCGGGCTGCGTGGCCTTCTCGCTGGCGGGCGGCTTCACGGGCCTGCTGGTCGCGCGCATCCTGTGCGGCGTCGGCGTCAGCGCCTGCCTGATGGCGCCGCTCACCGGCTACCGCCACTGGCTCGAGCCGGCGGCGCAGCTGCGCGCCAACTCGTGGATGCTGATGACGGGCTCGCTGGGCATGGTGGCCTCGACGCTGCCGGTGCAATGGCTGATGCCGCTGGTGGGCTGGCGGCCGATCTTCTGGATCGTCGCGGCGGGCATCGCGGTGGCCAGCATCGCGATCGCCTTCCTCTCGCCGCACTGGGACGCGGGCGGGCACGCGGGCGACGCGCCGCCGAGCTACGCGCAGGTCTGGCGCCACGCCTACTTCCGCCGCATGGTGCCCATCGGCTTCTTCAACTACGGCGGCATGATCGCCATCCAGTCGCTGTGGGCCGGGCCGTGGCTGGTGCGCGTGGTCGGGCAGGACCCGGCGGACGCCGCGCGCGGGCTGTTCCTGGTCAACGTCTGCATGCTGGCCACCTTCTGGAGCTGGGGCCTGGCCAACCCTTGGCTGCAGCGGCGCGGCTTCACCACCGACCGCCTGATCGCCGGCGGCGTGCCGCTGAGCCTCGCCATGCTGGCCGGCATCGTGGTCGCGGGGCCCCACGCGGGCGCATGGGCCTGGGCGCTGTTCTGCGTGACGAGCACCTTTGTTTCGCTCGCGCAGCCGGCCGTCGGCATGGCCTTCCCGCCGGCGCTCGCGGGCCGGGCGCTCTCGGCCTACAACCTCGTGATCTTCGCCGGCGTGTTCACGGTTCAATGGGGCATCGGCCTGCTCGTCGATGCGTTCGGCGCGATGGGCTGGGACCCCGTCGCCGCCTACCGTGGCGCGATGGCCGCATTCCTCGCCACCTGCGCCTTCGGCTACGGCTGGTTTTTGCGGCGCAAGGGATAA
- a CDS encoding peroxiredoxin, translated as MIKVGDPLPAVTLQEFSEVEGNGCSIGPNPVNVAEASKGKTIALFALPGAFTPTCSAKHVPGFVEKAGELQKAGVDEIWCLSVNDAFVMGAWARDQKTAGKVRMLADGSADFAKAAGLTLDLTGRGMGIRSARYSMLVKDGKVASLNVEAPGKFEVSDAGTMLSQLKG; from the coding sequence ATGATCAAGGTCGGTGACCCGCTCCCCGCAGTGACGCTGCAGGAGTTTTCCGAAGTCGAAGGCAACGGCTGCTCGATCGGCCCGAACCCCGTGAACGTGGCCGAGGCCAGCAAGGGCAAGACCATCGCCCTGTTCGCGTTGCCCGGCGCTTTCACGCCCACTTGCTCGGCCAAGCACGTGCCCGGCTTCGTCGAGAAGGCCGGCGAGCTGCAGAAGGCCGGCGTCGACGAGATCTGGTGCCTGTCGGTGAACGACGCGTTCGTGATGGGCGCGTGGGCGCGCGACCAGAAGACGGCGGGCAAGGTGCGCATGCTGGCCGACGGCAGCGCCGACTTCGCCAAGGCGGCGGGCCTGACGCTCGACCTCACGGGCCGCGGCATGGGCATCCGCAGCGCGCGCTATTCGATGCTGGTGAAGGACGGCAAGGTCGCCTCGCTCAACGTCGAGGCGCCCGGCAAGTTCGAGGTCAGCGACGCAGGGACGATGCTGTCGCAGCTAAAGGGCTGA
- a CDS encoding cytochrome b/b6 domain-containing protein, giving the protein MEAATTLRTKVWDLPTRVFHWLLAACAVGLLVTGKMKGDALEWHARIGYCVGALLLFRLVWGFVGGRWSRFAAFAPSPARAWAYLRGAHADAPGHNPLGAFSVYALLLFFALQVASGLFSATKEDFAAPLSVLVSNDTVRFMTGYHKRVGQVVLIVLVSLHLIAVLYYLARGRNLVAAMVHGEQAGPGEPSRDDARSRWLAVALLSLCSLVMYCVVKLGG; this is encoded by the coding sequence ATGGAAGCCGCAACAACCCTCCGCACCAAGGTCTGGGACCTGCCCACGCGGGTGTTCCACTGGCTGCTCGCTGCATGCGCCGTAGGCCTGCTCGTGACCGGCAAGATGAAGGGCGACGCACTGGAGTGGCATGCCCGCATCGGCTACTGCGTCGGCGCGCTGCTGCTCTTTCGCCTGGTGTGGGGCTTCGTCGGCGGACGCTGGTCGCGCTTCGCGGCCTTCGCGCCTTCGCCGGCGCGCGCATGGGCCTACCTGCGCGGCGCGCACGCCGACGCGCCGGGACACAACCCGCTTGGCGCCTTCTCGGTCTACGCCTTGCTGCTGTTCTTCGCGTTGCAGGTGGCCAGCGGCCTGTTCTCCGCCACCAAGGAGGACTTCGCGGCGCCGCTGTCGGTGCTGGTGTCGAACGACACGGTGCGTTTCATGACCGGCTACCACAAGCGCGTCGGCCAGGTCGTGCTGATCGTGCTGGTGTCGTTGCACCTGATCGCCGTCCTCTATTACCTGGCGCGCGGCCGAAACCTCGTCGCCGCCATGGTGCACGGGGAGCAGGCGGGACCGGGCGAGCCTTCGCGCGACGATGCCCGGTCGCGCTGGCTGGCGGTCGCGCTGCTGAGCTTGTGCTCACTTGTGATGTATTGTGTCGTGAAGCTTGGGGGCTGA
- a CDS encoding c-type cytochrome — protein sequence MKCALIALAMLAALPAHAQFRKPEDAVKYRQSVMNVMGTSFYTRLGAMAKDRVPFDAKVAQEHADVVVAMSRLPWIAFAPETNGVGRTDAKPVLWSELPKFRELADQMQAEVLKLQAAARTGNLDAVKAAWRAADKACVNCHDAYTNQ from the coding sequence ATGAAGTGTGCACTGATTGCCCTGGCCATGCTGGCAGCGCTGCCGGCGCATGCGCAGTTCCGCAAGCCCGAGGACGCGGTGAAGTACCGCCAGAGCGTCATGAACGTCATGGGCACCAGTTTTTACACGCGCCTGGGCGCGATGGCCAAGGACCGCGTGCCGTTCGACGCGAAGGTGGCGCAGGAGCATGCGGACGTGGTCGTCGCCATGTCGCGGCTGCCGTGGATCGCGTTCGCTCCCGAGACCAACGGCGTCGGCCGCACCGACGCCAAGCCGGTGCTCTGGAGCGAGCTGCCCAAGTTCCGTGAGCTCGCCGACCAGATGCAGGCCGAGGTGCTGAAGCTGCAGGCCGCGGCCCGCACGGGCAACCTCGACGCGGTGAAAGCCGCGTGGCGCGCGGCCGACAAGGCCTGCGTGAACTGCCACGACGCGTACACGAACCAATAG
- a CDS encoding HPr family phosphocarrier protein — MSKTTATISNKLGLHARASAKLTKLAAGYPCEVWISRGDRRVNAKSIMGVMMLAAGIGSEVEVETIGEREQEAMEAIVALIADKFGEGE; from the coding sequence ATGAGCAAGACCACCGCGACCATCAGCAATAAGCTGGGCCTGCATGCCCGCGCGTCGGCCAAGCTCACCAAGCTGGCCGCCGGCTACCCCTGCGAGGTCTGGATCAGTCGGGGAGACCGGCGCGTCAACGCCAAGAGCATCATGGGCGTGATGATGCTGGCCGCGGGCATCGGCAGCGAGGTCGAGGTCGAGACGATCGGCGAGCGCGAGCAGGAGGCGATGGAAGCGATCGTCGCGCTGATCGCCGACAAGTTCGGGGAAGGCGAATGA
- the ptsP gene encoding phosphoenolpyruvate--protein phosphotransferase, with amino-acid sequence MTFSVHGLAVSRGVAIGRAVLMASSRVDVAHYFIEPQQAEAEIERIRVGRNAVVDEIHRLQASIAQMGPKEAPHELTALLDVHLMLLQDEELISGVKHWITERSYNAEWALTTQLEVLSRQFDEMEDQYLRERKADLEQVAERILRYMKGVPSPVAPPPSKRKTQQDLLLDDSMDVPLVLLAHDLSPADMLQFKQSVFAGFVTDVGGRNSHTAIVARSMDIPAVVGARSASQLVRQDDWVIIDGDSGVMIVDPSPIILAEYGFKQRQGELERGRLQRLRHTPAITMDGQKVELLANIELPEDAPAALKAGAVGVGLFRSEFLFMGRRGDLPDEDEQYDAYVRAVKGMEGLPVTIRTIDVGADKPIDESVRDEAHLNPALGLRAIRWSLADPAMFLTQLRAILRAAAHGQVNMLIPMLAHASEIRQTISLIDYAKAELDNRGIPYGPVKLGAMIEIPAAALTLKIFLKYFDFLSLGTNDLIQYTLAIDRADESVAHLYDPLHPAVLRLVAETIAECNRQGKGVSVCGEMAGDTAMTRLLLGLGLRSFSMHPAQILAVKQEILRADAVRLAPWAAQVVDAEDPAALLSA; translated from the coding sequence ATGACCTTCTCGGTCCACGGCCTGGCGGTCTCGCGCGGCGTCGCGATCGGGCGCGCCGTGCTGATGGCTTCCAGCCGCGTGGACGTGGCGCACTACTTCATCGAGCCGCAGCAGGCCGAGGCCGAGATCGAGCGCATCCGCGTCGGCCGCAACGCGGTGGTCGACGAGATCCACCGCCTGCAGGCATCCATCGCGCAGATGGGGCCCAAGGAGGCGCCGCACGAGCTCACGGCCCTGCTGGACGTGCACCTGATGCTGCTGCAGGACGAGGAGCTGATCTCCGGCGTCAAGCACTGGATCACCGAGCGCTCCTACAACGCCGAATGGGCCCTGACGACGCAGCTCGAGGTGCTGTCGCGCCAGTTCGACGAGATGGAGGACCAGTACCTGCGCGAGCGCAAGGCCGACCTCGAGCAGGTGGCCGAACGCATCCTGCGCTACATGAAGGGCGTGCCGTCGCCCGTGGCGCCGCCGCCGTCGAAGCGCAAGACGCAGCAGGACCTGCTGCTGGACGACAGCATGGACGTGCCGCTGGTGCTGCTGGCGCACGACCTGTCGCCGGCCGACATGCTGCAGTTCAAGCAGAGCGTGTTCGCCGGTTTCGTCACCGACGTGGGCGGGCGCAACTCGCACACGGCCATCGTCGCGCGCAGCATGGACATCCCGGCGGTGGTCGGCGCGCGCAGCGCCTCGCAGCTGGTGCGCCAGGACGACTGGGTGATCATCGACGGCGACTCCGGCGTGATGATCGTCGACCCCTCGCCGATCATCCTGGCCGAGTACGGCTTCAAGCAGCGGCAGGGCGAGCTCGAGCGCGGCCGCCTGCAGCGCCTGCGGCACACACCGGCGATCACCATGGACGGCCAGAAGGTCGAGCTGCTCGCCAACATCGAGCTGCCCGAGGACGCGCCGGCGGCGTTGAAGGCAGGCGCCGTGGGCGTGGGCCTGTTCCGCAGCGAGTTCCTCTTCATGGGCCGGCGCGGCGACCTGCCCGACGAGGACGAGCAGTACGACGCGTACGTGCGCGCGGTCAAGGGCATGGAAGGCCTGCCGGTCACCATCCGCACCATCGACGTCGGCGCCGACAAGCCCATCGACGAATCGGTGCGCGACGAGGCACACCTGAACCCGGCGCTGGGCCTGCGCGCCATTCGCTGGAGCCTGGCCGACCCGGCGATGTTCCTCACGCAGCTGCGCGCCATCCTGCGTGCCGCCGCGCACGGCCAGGTGAACATGCTGATCCCGATGCTGGCGCACGCCAGCGAGATCCGCCAGACGATCTCGCTGATCGACTACGCGAAAGCGGAGCTGGACAACCGCGGCATTCCCTACGGGCCCGTGAAGCTGGGCGCGATGATCGAGATCCCGGCGGCGGCGCTGACGCTGAAGATCTTCCTGAAGTACTTCGACTTCCTCTCGCTGGGCACCAACGACCTGATCCAGTACACGCTGGCCATCGACCGCGCCGACGAGTCGGTCGCGCACCTGTACGACCCCCTGCACCCGGCGGTGCTGCGCTTGGTCGCGGAGACGATCGCCGAGTGCAACCGGCAGGGCAAGGGCGTGAGCGTGTGCGGCGAAATGGCGGGCGATACGGCGATGACGCGCCTGCTGCTGGGCCTGGGCCTGCGCAGCTTCTCCATGCACCCGGCGCAGATCCTCGCGGTGAAGCAGGAGATCCTGCGCGCCGACGCGGTGCGCCTCGCGCCCTGGGCTGCTCAGGTCGTCGACGCCGAGGACCCGGCCGCGCTCTTGTCGGCCTGA